A window of the Thermococcus alcaliphilus genome harbors these coding sequences:
- the ppsA gene encoding phosphoenolpyruvate synthase — protein MAYRFIKWFEELRKEDVPLVGGKGANLGEMTNAGIPVPPGFCVTAEAYKYFVENVRVEDGRTLQEWIMDIISKTNVDDSKQLQENTAKIREKIISLEMPEEIAKEIEQAYKELSQRFGKDEVYVAVRSSATAEDLPEASFAGQQETFLDVLGADDVKDKVKRCWASLWTARATFYRAKQGFDHSKVYLSAVVQKMVNSETSGVMFTANPVTNDRNEIMINASWGLGEAVVSGAVTPDEYIVEKGTWKIKEKFIAKKEIMIVRNPETGKGTVKVPVAEYLGPEYVEKQVLTDEQIIEVAKMGAKIEEHYGWPQDIEWAYDKDDGKLYIVQSRPITTLKEAESAATEAAETEEAEVILKGLGASPGIGAGRVVVIFDASEIDKVKEGDVLVTTMTNPDMVPAMKRASAIVTDEGGRTSHAAIVSRELGIPAVVGTKEATKKLKTGDYVTVDGTRGVVYKGIVKSLVEKKEEAAVGAAGGQVVVAGAPLITATKVKVNVSMPEVAERAAATGADGVGLLRAEHMILSIGQHPVKFIKEGKEEELVEKLAEGIRTVAAAFYPRPVWYRTLDAPTNEFKEMPGGEDEPDERNPMLGWRGIRRSLDQPELLKAEFKAIKKVVEEGYNNIGVMLPLVGHPEQIRKAKEIALEVGLVPHKDVEWGVMIEVPAAALIIEELVKEGIDFISFGTNDLTQYTLAIDRDNDRIAYLYDETHPAVLKLIKHVIKVCKKHGVETSICGQAGSDPKMAKILVRLGIDSISANPDAVELIRKVVAQEEQKIIFEAARKKLFGEEDELEF, from the coding sequence ATGGCGTACAGATTCATAAAATGGTTTGAGGAATTGAGGAAAGAAGACGTCCCCCTTGTGGGTGGAAAAGGTGCAAACCTTGGAGAAATGACAAACGCTGGAATTCCAGTCCCACCAGGGTTCTGTGTTACAGCTGAAGCGTACAAATACTTTGTTGAAAACGTTAGGGTTGAAGATGGAAGAACTCTTCAAGAGTGGATTATGGACATTATAAGCAAAACTAATGTTGATGACAGCAAGCAGCTCCAGGAGAATACCGCTAAGATTAGGGAAAAGATAATCTCACTTGAAATGCCTGAAGAGATTGCCAAGGAGATTGAGCAAGCCTATAAGGAGCTCAGCCAAAGGTTTGGCAAAGATGAGGTTTATGTCGCTGTTAGGAGCTCTGCTACAGCAGAAGATCTCCCGGAGGCTTCATTCGCTGGACAACAGGAGACTTTCTTGGATGTTCTTGGTGCAGATGACGTTAAGGATAAGGTAAAGAGATGCTGGGCTTCACTTTGGACCGCAAGAGCTACATTCTACAGGGCAAAGCAAGGATTTGACCACTCAAAGGTTTACTTGAGCGCTGTTGTTCAAAAGATGGTTAACAGCGAGACAAGCGGTGTTATGTTTACCGCAAACCCCGTCACAAACGATAGAAATGAGATAATGATCAACGCAAGCTGGGGACTTGGTGAGGCTGTTGTTAGCGGTGCCGTAACTCCAGATGAGTACATTGTCGAAAAGGGCACCTGGAAGATTAAGGAGAAGTTCATTGCCAAGAAAGAGATAATGATTGTTAGAAACCCAGAGACCGGTAAGGGAACCGTTAAGGTCCCAGTTGCTGAGTATCTTGGCCCAGAATACGTTGAAAAGCAAGTCCTCACCGATGAGCAGATAATTGAAGTTGCAAAGATGGGTGCCAAGATTGAGGAGCACTACGGATGGCCACAGGACATTGAGTGGGCTTACGATAAGGACGACGGCAAGCTCTACATCGTCCAGAGCAGGCCTATTACCACACTCAAAGAGGCCGAGAGTGCCGCTACCGAAGCCGCTGAGACTGAAGAAGCTGAGGTCATTCTCAAGGGGCTTGGTGCCTCACCAGGTATCGGTGCTGGTAGAGTGGTTGTTATCTTTGATGCTAGCGAGATCGACAAGGTTAAGGAAGGAGACGTCCTTGTAACAACAATGACAAACCCAGACATGGTTCCTGCAATGAAGAGAGCCTCTGCTATTGTCACTGACGAAGGTGGAAGAACCAGCCACGCTGCTATCGTTTCAAGAGAACTTGGTATCCCAGCTGTTGTTGGTACCAAAGAGGCTACCAAGAAGCTTAAGACTGGCGACTACGTCACAGTTGATGGTACTAGAGGTGTCGTCTATAAGGGCATAGTCAAGAGTCTCGTCGAGAAGAAGGAAGAAGCAGCTGTTGGAGCCGCTGGTGGTCAAGTAGTAGTTGCAGGCGCTCCACTTATCACTGCAACCAAGGTCAAGGTCAACGTTTCAATGCCAGAGGTAGCTGAGAGGGCTGCAGCAACTGGAGCTGATGGTGTTGGTTTGCTTAGAGCAGAGCACATGATCCTCAGCATTGGTCAGCACCCAGTTAAGTTCATCAAAGAAGGAAAGGAAGAGGAACTTGTCGAAAAGCTTGCCGAAGGTATTAGAACTGTCGCAGCTGCCTTCTATCCAAGGCCAGTGTGGTACAGAACACTTGACGCTCCAACCAACGAGTTCAAGGAAATGCCAGGTGGAGAAGACGAGCCTGATGAGAGAAACCCAATGCTTGGATGGAGAGGAATTAGGAGAAGCCTTGACCAGCCAGAATTACTCAAGGCCGAGTTTAAGGCTATTAAGAAGGTCGTCGAGGAAGGTTACAACAACATCGGCGTGATGCTTCCACTTGTGGGCCACCCAGAGCAGATCAGGAAGGCTAAGGAAATTGCTCTCGAAGTCGGTCTCGTTCCACACAAGGACGTCGAATGGGGTGTTATGATAGAGGTTCCAGCAGCAGCTCTCATCATAGAAGAGCTCGTTAAGGAGGGCATCGACTTCATAAGCTTCGGTACAAACGACCTTACCCAGTACACCCTTGCTATAGATAGAGACAACGACAGAATAGCTTACCTCTACGATGAGACCCACCCAGCAGTACTCAAACTCATCAAGCATGTCATTAAGGTCTGTAAGAAGCACGGAGTTGAGACCAGCATCTGTGGACAAGCTGGAAGCGATCCAAAGATGGCTAAGATACTCGTAAGGCTTGGCATTGACAGCATCTCAGCCAACCCAGATGCAGTAGAGCTCATCAGAAAGGTTGTTGCTCAAGAAGAGCAGAAGATTATCTTCGAGGCAGCCAGAAAGAAGCTCTTTGGAGAAGAGGACGAGCTCGAGTTCTGA
- a CDS encoding glycosyltransferase family 39 protein, whose amino-acid sequence MKRAKFALFITVSFLIRLIPHRTLLLAVYDEYLHRDLTLRIVNSGIGVLSRDLGSLLGLKAYSYPPLFHVIGALFYEIFKSDYVFFILPAIYGTLSLIVFYYLSKEILGEENKAFLATLLVGFAPNFLYRTSLYIPENLGIFLFILGLLLIVRFLKTRKTNYLIYLGILLPIYMVTHRGWVFFVGVGLLMFFVYFIPWVKRHLHYLAVLALAGLALYYAPVTGEFIRGLISRMPREEVTALGYLKWIGVVQLIFGVLATKKYLEGDPIRQGLALWAWTFMILGSIAFRFRDPYASLPLSIMAAEYLVDEVFPKLRLILEKITADMSGIGANVFRKALLNKKAVSILIALFIVTPIVQGAYSSYAYITPPTVKDKEAFEWIKENTPEDAVFLVWWDLGYLLIGNTHRKDVVMWKKVYQGFFEEAPDPQEAIRAYADHVVMFSSTQKDRVYHLMKLYNVSYIYVDKYRRAYGLIKYGLMEYAPYDTHFKTLFVNGNSELYQFIPNPSLIPPDQDKIEYSGRYGALVNFLENFWTGYNYADFDEGYKGDYFLNARIAEIYAYLYQKTGNEKFKERYEWLLKWLAYKQLDNGGFPEGVPPNDFTLYTAFTLEPLREMPFEGNAKGKKYLQERIKENYIMTTPKDKKGDLFAEAQMLPILYEYGLLNETVLNNMVTKILEEQRKDGSWKKSLGGTIVTAFGLARYYQISGDERVLPAIKKAAEWIKEQQEENGRFKGEKGYGYSRATYANVLFVYHIVGMTKEEEQMLNIIKNTYDLNKEPRPLQATLDIFRALKYAYGIENAVETLNEILASQNF is encoded by the coding sequence ATGAAAAGAGCTAAGTTTGCATTGTTCATTACGGTTTCATTCCTTATTAGGCTTATACCTCACAGGACTTTGTTGCTGGCAGTTTATGACGAGTATCTCCATAGAGATTTGACGTTAAGAATTGTTAACAGTGGGATAGGGGTTCTTTCTAGAGATTTAGGGTCGCTTTTGGGTCTTAAAGCCTACAGCTATCCTCCCCTCTTTCATGTAATAGGAGCCCTCTTTTATGAGATTTTCAAGAGTGATTATGTGTTCTTTATCCTGCCTGCGATCTATGGCACACTTTCATTGATAGTCTTTTACTATCTCTCCAAGGAAATTCTAGGAGAAGAGAATAAAGCATTCTTGGCAACCCTTTTGGTAGGCTTTGCACCGAATTTTCTTTATAGAACTAGCCTGTATATCCCCGAAAATCTTGGCATTTTTCTATTTATCTTGGGTCTTTTGCTTATAGTAAGGTTTCTTAAAACCAGAAAAACAAACTACTTAATATACCTAGGAATCCTGCTCCCTATTTATATGGTCACACACAGAGGGTGGGTGTTTTTTGTTGGAGTTGGGCTATTAATGTTCTTTGTGTACTTCATTCCCTGGGTGAAGAGGCATCTCCACTACTTGGCGGTTTTAGCCCTTGCAGGTCTGGCCCTTTATTATGCCCCCGTAACTGGGGAGTTCATAAGGGGCCTTATTTCTAGAATGCCAAGGGAAGAGGTTACAGCTTTGGGCTATTTGAAGTGGATTGGAGTTGTTCAGCTGATTTTTGGGGTTCTGGCAACTAAGAAGTATTTAGAGGGAGACCCAATTAGGCAGGGTTTGGCATTGTGGGCTTGGACGTTCATGATCTTGGGCAGCATAGCGTTTAGGTTTAGGGATCCCTATGCATCCCTACCCCTTTCAATAATGGCGGCAGAGTACTTGGTGGATGAGGTATTTCCAAAGCTTCGCTTAATTCTCGAAAAAATCACTGCAGATATGAGTGGAATAGGTGCGAACGTATTTAGGAAGGCTTTGCTTAATAAAAAAGCCGTTTCCATTTTGATAGCATTGTTTATTGTTACTCCCATTGTGCAGGGGGCTTACTCTTCATATGCCTACATAACCCCTCCAACGGTAAAGGACAAGGAGGCGTTTGAATGGATAAAAGAGAACACTCCAGAAGATGCCGTATTTTTGGTGTGGTGGGATTTGGGATATCTATTAATAGGCAACACCCATAGAAAAGACGTTGTAATGTGGAAAAAAGTTTACCAAGGATTTTTTGAGGAAGCTCCGGATCCTCAAGAGGCAATTAGGGCATATGCAGATCACGTGGTCATGTTTAGTTCAACCCAAAAGGATAGGGTTTACCATCTAATGAAACTCTACAATGTCAGCTATATTTATGTAGATAAGTACCGCAGGGCTTATGGTCTCATAAAGTACGGTCTTATGGAATACGCCCCTTATGATACTCATTTCAAAACGCTCTTCGTAAATGGGAACTCTGAGCTCTACCAATTCATACCAAACCCTTCCCTCATCCCGCCGGATCAGGATAAGATAGAGTATTCCGGCCGCTATGGAGCATTGGTGAACTTTTTAGAAAACTTCTGGACTGGCTACAACTATGCAGACTTTGACGAGGGATATAAGGGAGATTACTTTTTGAATGCCAGGATTGCGGAGATATACGCTTACCTCTATCAAAAGACAGGGAATGAAAAATTCAAGGAACGCTATGAATGGCTATTAAAGTGGCTTGCATATAAACAGCTTGATAATGGGGGCTTTCCCGAAGGTGTTCCTCCAAATGACTTTACTTTGTATACAGCCTTTACATTGGAACCTCTAAGGGAAATGCCTTTTGAAGGAAATGCTAAGGGGAAAAAGTATCTCCAGGAGAGGATCAAAGAAAATTACATCATGACCACTCCGAAAGACAAAAAAGGAGACCTATTTGCCGAGGCTCAAATGCTTCCAATACTCTATGAGTATGGCCTGCTTAATGAGACCGTGCTGAACAACATGGTAACGAAAATCCTTGAGGAACAGAGGAAAGATGGGAGCTGGAAGAAGAGTTTGGGAGGTACTATAGTCACGGCCTTTGGTTTGGCTAGATATTACCAGATAAGTGGGGATGAAAGGGTCTTACCTGCAATCAAAAAAGCAGCAGAATGGATCAAGGAGCAGCAAGAAGAAAACGGACGTTTCAAAGGGGAAAAAGGTTATGGTTATTCTAGAGCAACCTATGCCAATGTTTTGTTCGTGTATCATATTGTCGGAATGACGAAAGAAGAGGAACAGATGCTAAACATTATCAAAAACACCTATGATCTCAACAAGGAACCACGGCCTCTCCAAGCTACATTGGATATTTTTAGGGCTTTGAAATATGCGTATGGGATTGAGAACGCTGTTGAAACTCTCAATGAGATTCTAGCCTCGCAGAACTTTTAA